The Halorhabdus sp. BNX81 genome includes a region encoding these proteins:
- a CDS encoding PRC-barrel domain-containing protein — MAEILAENLSGKDVMGSDGAELGMLYNITMDLESGRLEDLIIEPDETLGETAFKRDDNGRIRVPVGRVQAVKDHMIIER, encoded by the coding sequence ATGGCCGAAATACTCGCCGAGAACCTCTCCGGGAAAGACGTCATGGGCTCGGACGGGGCTGAGCTTGGCATGCTGTACAACATCACGATGGATCTCGAATCGGGGCGGCTCGAAGACCTCATCATCGAACCCGACGAGACGCTCGGTGAGACGGCCTTCAAGCGGGACGACAACGGCCGCATTCGCGTTCCTGTGGGTCGTGTACAGGCAGTCAAAGATCACATGATCATCGAACGCTAA
- the lysA gene encoding diaminopimelate decarboxylase: MSHSPPVRRLADWDHEQLLALAAEYETPLYVLETGRVQANYRRFDAAFPDAEVMYAAKAHTGRAVLSALIDVGADIECAARGELQRAIEAGADPNTLQYTAVNPPAADLDYAVELADEYPGLTITGGARDTFDRLQARGYDGRVAIRINPGIGTGHHEKVATGKDAKFGIPAERVPDLAADLRERFDLVGLHAHVGSGVLTGEVDEHAHALGKVADLAREVGDGDLEFVDFGGGFGVPYREDEPPLDIEAVAETVRGAVGNLDATMKFEPGRYVVADAELILTRVNTVKEAPETTVVGVDASLSTLIRPAMFDSYHPIRNVSAPDRADEAVSVGGPCCTSADVFATDRPIARPEREDILAIGNAGAYGYELANNFHSQPRPAEVAIEGDGARIVRRRETMADVTRVEDETAGVPDAERE, from the coding sequence ATGAGTCACTCGCCGCCGGTTCGTCGCCTCGCCGACTGGGATCACGAGCAGTTACTCGCTCTCGCTGCCGAGTACGAGACCCCACTGTACGTCCTTGAGACCGGACGCGTCCAGGCAAATTACCGCCGGTTCGACGCCGCGTTCCCGGATGCCGAGGTAATGTACGCCGCGAAGGCACACACCGGCCGGGCTGTCCTCTCTGCATTGATCGACGTCGGTGCCGACATCGAGTGTGCTGCCCGCGGGGAGTTACAGCGGGCGATCGAGGCCGGCGCTGATCCCAACACGCTCCAGTACACGGCCGTCAACCCGCCCGCCGCGGACCTTGACTACGCTGTCGAACTCGCCGACGAGTACCCCGGGCTGACGATCACCGGCGGCGCTCGGGACACGTTTGACCGCCTCCAAGCGCGCGGCTACGACGGCCGCGTTGCCATCCGGATCAATCCCGGGATCGGGACCGGCCATCACGAGAAGGTCGCGACGGGCAAGGACGCGAAGTTCGGGATCCCGGCCGAGCGCGTCCCCGATCTCGCTGCCGATCTCCGGGAGCGATTCGATCTGGTTGGTCTGCACGCCCACGTCGGCAGCGGCGTCCTGACGGGCGAAGTCGACGAGCACGCCCACGCACTCGGCAAAGTTGCGGACCTGGCGCGGGAGGTCGGCGACGGCGACTTGGAGTTCGTCGACTTCGGCGGCGGGTTCGGCGTCCCGTATCGCGAGGACGAACCACCGCTCGACATCGAAGCCGTCGCCGAGACGGTCCGGGGGGCGGTGGGCAACCTCGACGCGACGATGAAGTTCGAACCCGGGCGATACGTCGTCGCCGACGCCGAGTTGATCCTCACGAGGGTCAACACGGTCAAGGAAGCCCCCGAGACGACTGTCGTCGGCGTCGATGCCTCGCTGTCGACGCTGATCCGGCCGGCGATGTTCGATTCCTACCATCCGATCCGGAACGTCTCCGCGCCGGATCGGGCGGACGAGGCAGTCTCCGTCGGCGGCCCCTGCTGTACCAGCGCGGACGTCTTCGCGACCGACCGGCCGATCGCTCGACCCGAACGCGAGGACATCCTCGCGATCGGCAACGCCGGTGCCTATGGCTACGAACTCGCGAACAATTTCCACTCCCAGCCCCGGCCTGCAGAGGTCGCGATCGAGGGCGACGGCGCACGCATTGTTCGTCGCCGGGAGACGATGGCCGACGTCACGCGAGTCGAGGACGAGACGGCCGGCGTGCCCGATGCGGAGCGTGAGTGA
- a CDS encoding DUF3194 domain-containing protein gives MSDDATPSTDAETPADETVVETAAATAEDVVFSRLDRSAIDDLDVTVTFEDKVLEIDVYLNAPDARADPETVADDAALAARSAVDDLFDA, from the coding sequence ATGAGCGACGACGCCACACCATCCACTGACGCGGAGACACCAGCGGACGAAACGGTCGTCGAGACGGCCGCGGCGACGGCCGAAGACGTCGTGTTTTCGCGCCTCGACCGGTCGGCGATCGACGATCTCGACGTGACGGTGACGTTCGAAGACAAGGTACTCGAGATCGACGTCTACCTCAACGCGCCTGACGCGCGGGCCGACCCCGAAACGGTCGCCGACGACGCCGCACTCGCGGCCCGATCGGCGGTCGACGATCTTTTCGACGCCTGA
- a CDS encoding M20 family metallopeptidase, whose amino-acid sequence MAFDILDFHEQAVRTESQESVDAMQTLLVDVLEDAGVSVRVDGVGNVIAHRSGSDETDGTSHLLLNTHLDTVPPHVPFERDGDIVRGRGACDAKGPLAAMVGAFLRAEIGDGRVTLAITPDEETTQTGAAHLVETLDADLDAAIVGEPTDLDICYAARGQFEGQITLTGESAHASDPSDGTNAVRAIGPTIEAMDRYDEAHGIDTHDTLGSPTLTPTMVEGGEAPNQIPAEVTLTFDRRSVPPERSEEFPASLEAHLRKSLPDEIGVDVSLVRPDTPFPEAFETDPAAQIVEVLRDASGGSVRPFGAATEAAQFAKLAPTVVFGPGVLADDEGPVAHSPREYVDRQDVLRAVDVLVETIETMLAEGDQPAERDASSSF is encoded by the coding sequence ATGGCGTTTGACATTCTGGATTTCCACGAGCAGGCAGTCCGGACCGAATCCCAGGAGTCGGTCGATGCGATGCAGACACTGCTCGTCGACGTACTCGAAGACGCAGGTGTGAGTGTCCGCGTCGATGGGGTTGGCAACGTTATCGCCCACCGGAGCGGCAGTGATGAGACTGACGGCACTTCCCATCTCCTGCTCAACACCCACCTCGACACGGTTCCGCCACACGTCCCGTTCGAGCGCGACGGCGATATTGTCCGGGGGCGAGGGGCTTGCGACGCGAAGGGGCCGCTGGCGGCGATGGTCGGGGCCTTCCTCCGCGCCGAAATCGGCGACGGGCGCGTGACGCTGGCGATCACGCCCGACGAGGAGACGACCCAGACCGGCGCGGCCCACCTCGTCGAAACGCTCGATGCCGACCTCGACGCGGCGATCGTCGGCGAGCCGACGGACCTGGACATCTGTTATGCCGCTCGCGGACAGTTCGAGGGCCAGATCACCCTCACCGGCGAGAGCGCCCACGCCAGCGATCCAAGCGACGGAACCAATGCCGTTCGAGCGATCGGCCCGACTATCGAGGCGATGGATCGCTACGATGAAGCCCACGGTATCGACACCCACGACACACTTGGATCGCCGACATTGACGCCGACGATGGTCGAGGGTGGCGAGGCCCCGAACCAGATCCCGGCCGAGGTGACGCTCACCTTCGACCGCCGAAGCGTCCCGCCCGAGCGCAGCGAGGAATTCCCCGCCTCTTTGGAGGCTCACCTCCGGAAGTCGCTTCCCGACGAGATCGGTGTCGACGTCTCCCTCGTCCGCCCGGACACGCCGTTCCCTGAGGCGTTCGAGACGGACCCGGCCGCTCAAATCGTCGAAGTTCTGCGGGACGCGAGCGGCGGGAGCGTGCGCCCCTTCGGCGCGGCGACGGAGGCCGCCCAGTTTGCCAAACTCGCCCCGACGGTTGTCTTCGGTCCGGGCGTGCTGGCTGACGACGAGGGGCCGGTCGCTCACTCGCCGCGGGAGTACGTCGACCGGCAGGACGTTCTGCGGGCGGTGGACGTGCTGGTCGAGACGATCGAGACCATGCTGGCGGAGGGAGATCAACCGGCAGAGCGTGACGCTTCCAGTAGCTTCTGA
- a CDS encoding glycosyltransferase, whose product MERPPVSVLLPTTTWTPACRQVAEQLRDDDELLVLPDHESDPVAKQTGLPPSVSVIPAGDPDGCSGKANAIDVGMERARHDRIVWTDDDFEHPPDWLDQLSADYDRQGPVSEVPFFRGRDALSVLLEPTNVFGGTLTTWAADIPWSGSVIFERGDLEVDAFRADLTRTISDDGTLDEHLDVTSIRRVHEVSAGGTIDESLERFVRFIKIVRFHGPGITVFNALALFALTALLVLYPVLTTVGVTLSYGLVYAAFGIRRWTFLLAVPATVVNLPLFAYALGRRTFVWGGRRYRWRSMFDVEVVE is encoded by the coding sequence ATGGAGCGACCGCCGGTTTCGGTCCTGCTACCGACGACGACTTGGACGCCAGCCTGCCGGCAGGTGGCCGAGCAACTCCGGGACGACGACGAACTCCTGGTTCTCCCCGATCACGAGAGCGATCCAGTTGCAAAGCAAACAGGCCTCCCTCCGTCAGTGTCGGTGATCCCCGCAGGCGACCCCGATGGCTGCTCGGGCAAGGCCAACGCGATCGATGTCGGCATGGAACGAGCCCGCCACGATCGGATCGTCTGGACGGACGACGACTTCGAGCATCCGCCGGACTGGCTGGACCAACTCTCGGCCGACTACGACCGCCAGGGCCCGGTCTCGGAGGTCCCCTTCTTCCGCGGACGCGACGCGCTTTCGGTGTTGCTCGAACCCACCAACGTCTTTGGCGGCACACTCACGACATGGGCGGCCGATATCCCCTGGAGTGGGAGCGTGATCTTCGAGCGTGGTGATCTCGAAGTCGACGCCTTCCGGGCGGACCTGACCCGGACGATTAGCGACGATGGAACGCTGGACGAGCATCTGGACGTGACCTCGATACGACGGGTTCATGAGGTTTCGGCCGGCGGCACGATCGATGAGTCTCTCGAACGGTTCGTCCGATTCATCAAGATCGTCCGGTTCCACGGCCCGGGTATCACTGTGTTCAACGCCCTCGCATTGTTTGCCCTCACCGCGCTCCTCGTCCTGTATCCGGTACTCACGACCGTCGGAGTGACACTGTCCTATGGCCTCGTCTACGCGGCTTTCGGCATCCGCCGGTGGACGTTCCTGCTCGCGGTACCGGCGACGGTGGTGAATCTCCCGCTGTTCGCGTACGCACTGGGTCGCCGCACGTTCGTCTGGGGCGGGCGGCGCTATCGCTGGCGAAGCATGTTCGACGTCGAGGTCGTCGAGTGA
- the secF gene encoding protein translocase subunit SecF, which translates to MVEFEVPEVDYTKYSNRQLAAVPLAVLALALAVLIGAWAATGSPVALGIDFTGGSQMTVQTDMPSSDILTTFSPEPESVQGLVRQENGYRLTFDSGANITELKQQATAAQINVSSSGQTPASFGADSMRVALIGIAIAFLGMSVLAFALFRTFVPSIAIVISAFSDLVIPLAVLSLFQVKLSLGTVAGLLMLIGYSVDSDILLNNHILRRRGEFYESTYAAMQTGVTMTLTSIVAMAVMAIMATLFGIQIMAQIGIVLVLGLSVDLMNTYMLNLSLLRWYKFHGVNR; encoded by the coding sequence ATGGTAGAGTTCGAGGTACCGGAAGTCGATTATACGAAGTATTCCAACCGTCAGCTCGCAGCTGTCCCGCTGGCGGTGCTGGCGCTCGCGCTCGCCGTGTTGATCGGGGCGTGGGCGGCGACTGGGTCGCCAGTCGCACTCGGGATCGATTTCACCGGCGGGTCACAGATGACCGTCCAGACGGATATGCCGTCGTCCGACATTCTGACGACCTTTTCACCCGAGCCTGAGTCTGTCCAGGGGCTCGTGCGTCAGGAGAACGGCTATCGCCTCACGTTCGACAGCGGGGCGAACATCACCGAATTGAAGCAGCAAGCGACGGCAGCACAGATAAACGTCTCGTCGAGTGGGCAGACACCGGCGTCCTTTGGCGCCGACAGTATGCGGGTCGCTCTCATCGGCATCGCGATCGCGTTCCTCGGCATGAGCGTTCTGGCGTTCGCACTCTTTCGGACGTTCGTCCCGAGTATCGCGATCGTCATTTCCGCGTTCTCCGACCTGGTGATTCCGCTTGCCGTCTTAAGTCTCTTCCAGGTCAAACTCTCGCTCGGGACTGTCGCCGGCCTCCTCATGTTGATCGGGTACAGCGTCGACTCGGACATCCTGTTGAACAATCACATCCTCCGACGGCGTGGTGAGTTCTACGAGAGTACGTACGCCGCGATGCAGACCGGTGTGACGATGACGCTGACCTCGATCGTGGCCATGGCCGTCATGGCCATCATGGCGACGCTGTTCGGCATCCAGATCATGGCTCAGATCGGCATCGTGCTCGTTTTGGGCCTGAGCGTCGACCTGATGAACACCTACATGCTCAACTTGAGTCTGCTTCGCTGGTATAAATTCCACGGGGTGAACCGATGA
- a CDS encoding DUF5812 family protein, which produces MSEKTGTFVVTHVDGESAVLTDVTDSHVHTLSAHPDFETDEVVEATIRAEPPMEVTWEVAAIHDRRTVPVERSPETPTKQARDIATDQAVGEVTRRERAGEGEVHVLTVPAEQTEQAVADVIDDDETIRRAARLGVDRVEIRADDGVLSVRYLP; this is translated from the coding sequence ATGAGCGAGAAAACGGGGACGTTTGTGGTTACCCACGTCGACGGCGAGTCGGCGGTCCTGACGGACGTCACCGACTCCCACGTGCATACACTTTCGGCACATCCGGACTTCGAGACCGACGAAGTGGTCGAGGCGACGATCCGGGCCGAACCGCCGATGGAAGTCACCTGGGAGGTGGCCGCGATCCACGACCGCCGGACCGTACCGGTCGAGCGGAGTCCGGAGACCCCGACCAAACAGGCAAGGGACATCGCCACAGACCAGGCCGTCGGAGAGGTTACACGCCGGGAGCGTGCCGGCGAGGGTGAAGTACACGTTTTGACTGTTCCGGCGGAACAAACCGAACAGGCCGTCGCGGACGTCATCGACGACGACGAGACGATCAGGCGGGCGGCCCGTCTCGGCGTCGACCGCGTCGAGATTCGGGCTGACGATGGTGTCCTCAGTGTTCGCTATCTGCCGTAG
- the infB gene encoding translation initiation factor IF-2 — MAEDTPTDTTESSSLRTPIVAVLGHVDHGKTTLLDKIRGSAVTEGEAGAITQHIGSTAVPLDVIGEMAGDLVDPADFDLPGLLFIDTPGHHSFSTLRSRGGALADIAIVVVDVTDGFQPQTEEALDILKRTQTPFIVAANKVDTIPGWNPNDDQPIQASKERQADRVQSDLDERLYELIGQLSDEGFSADFYWRVQNFQNNIGVVPLSAMTGEGVPDLLTVLMGLSQRYLKEEMAVDVTGPGAGTVLEVTDERGFGTTIDAVVYDGTIRADDQLVVGGLEEPIVTEVRALLQPRPLAEIRTEKEFEKVDSVAAAAGVKIAAPDLDDAMAGAPVRVVRDRPVEEVIADVEAELAEVEVQTAEEGIVVKADTLGSLEAISSTLADEEIPIMRAEVGDVAPRDIRVAETANEPTHRAILAFGVDVLEDTAALAEQEDVRLFENDVIYQLVEEYDEHVTAIEESQQEQILDNITRPARFRILEDHTFRQSDPAVVGVEILSGTIVRNSNVARFEGSEPERVGQLKGIQDEGDDVDEARAGERVAVSIDGPTVGRDIEEGDELWIELPEKHAKILEQELTEEIPADERETLSMYLDKRRNKDPFWGK; from the coding sequence ATGGCCGAAGACACACCAACTGATACGACCGAGTCGTCGTCGCTCCGGACGCCCATCGTCGCGGTCCTGGGCCACGTCGACCACGGCAAAACGACGCTACTGGACAAGATCCGCGGGTCAGCAGTGACCGAAGGCGAAGCGGGCGCGATCACACAGCACATCGGCTCGACCGCCGTGCCACTCGACGTGATCGGCGAGATGGCCGGCGATCTCGTCGATCCCGCGGACTTCGATCTGCCCGGCCTGCTGTTTATCGACACGCCGGGCCATCACTCCTTCTCGACGCTCCGTTCTCGGGGTGGGGCCCTGGCGGACATCGCCATCGTCGTCGTCGACGTCACCGACGGTTTCCAGCCACAGACCGAGGAAGCACTGGACATCCTCAAGCGAACCCAGACGCCGTTCATCGTCGCGGCCAACAAGGTCGATACGATCCCGGGCTGGAACCCGAACGACGACCAACCGATCCAGGCGAGCAAAGAGCGCCAGGCCGACCGCGTCCAGTCCGATCTGGACGAACGCCTGTATGAACTCATCGGCCAGTTGAGCGACGAGGGGTTCTCGGCGGACTTTTACTGGCGCGTCCAGAACTTCCAGAACAACATCGGCGTCGTCCCGCTGTCGGCGATGACCGGCGAGGGCGTCCCCGACCTGCTGACCGTGCTGATGGGGCTCTCCCAGCGCTATCTCAAGGAGGAGATGGCGGTCGACGTGACCGGGCCGGGCGCGGGAACAGTCCTCGAAGTCACCGACGAACGCGGGTTCGGCACGACGATCGATGCCGTCGTCTACGACGGGACGATCCGGGCGGACGACCAGCTCGTCGTGGGCGGACTCGAAGAGCCGATCGTCACCGAGGTCCGCGCACTGCTCCAGCCCCGCCCGCTGGCCGAAATACGGACCGAAAAGGAGTTCGAGAAGGTCGACTCGGTGGCGGCCGCCGCCGGCGTGAAGATCGCCGCGCCGGACCTCGACGACGCGATGGCCGGAGCGCCCGTTCGCGTCGTGCGCGACCGTCCCGTCGAGGAGGTCATCGCCGACGTCGAGGCCGAACTCGCGGAAGTCGAAGTCCAGACCGCGGAGGAAGGGATCGTCGTCAAGGCGGACACCCTCGGCAGCCTCGAAGCGATATCGAGTACGCTCGCCGACGAGGAGATCCCGATCATGCGCGCGGAGGTCGGCGACGTCGCGCCACGCGACATCCGGGTCGCCGAGACCGCCAACGAACCGACCCACCGGGCGATCCTCGCCTTCGGCGTGGACGTCCTCGAGGACACCGCCGCCCTCGCCGAACAGGAGGACGTCCGACTGTTCGAGAACGACGTCATCTACCAGCTCGTCGAGGAGTACGACGAGCACGTCACGGCGATCGAGGAGTCCCAGCAGGAACAGATCCTCGACAACATCACCCGCCCGGCACGGTTCCGGATCCTCGAGGACCACACCTTCCGGCAGTCCGATCCCGCCGTCGTCGGCGTCGAAATCCTCTCGGGGACGATCGTCCGTAATTCCAACGTCGCCCGATTCGAGGGGAGCGAACCCGAGCGCGTCGGCCAGCTCAAGGGCATCCAGGACGAGGGCGACGACGTTGATGAGGCACGGGCGGGCGAGCGCGTCGCCGTCTCGATCGACGGTCCGACGGTCGGCCGGGACATCGAGGAAGGCGACGAACTCTGGATCGAACTCCCCGAGAAACACGCCAAGATCTTAGAGCAGGAACTCACCGAGGAGATCCCCGCCGACGAGCGCGAGACGCTGTCGATGTATCTGGACAAGCGGCGGAACAAGGATCCCTTCTGGGGGAAGTAG
- a CDS encoding guanosine monophosphate reductase, which yields MKDLTTGRSYGDVLLVPQRSPVDSRDDVDLSTPLTPDIELERPLLSAPMDTVTERETATALSAAGGFGTIHRFLAIDEQVAEVRAVVEAGERVGAAVGIADGYLERTERALEAGADAIVLDVAHAHLERALAAVETLVDEYDPANLIVGNVATPEGVRDLYAAGADTVKVGIGPGSHCTTRRVAGAGVPQLTAVDQCADAAEDLDVPVIADGGIQSSGDAVKALMAGADTVMLGRLFAGTAEAPGDVVEIEGDQYKRSRGMATTAANEARTDKDGAAADADEGVEGLTPYSGDLADVADRFAAGIRSGLSYCGGHTIPEARASAEFMEVAASAREREGAHFDHDWESVVGDGSD from the coding sequence ATGAAAGACCTCACGACAGGGCGTTCCTACGGGGACGTGTTGCTCGTCCCACAGCGCTCGCCGGTCGACAGTCGCGACGACGTGGACCTCTCGACGCCGCTCACACCCGACATCGAACTCGAGCGCCCACTCCTGAGTGCGCCCATGGACACCGTGACCGAACGCGAGACGGCGACCGCCCTCTCGGCGGCCGGTGGGTTCGGGACGATCCACCGGTTCCTCGCGATCGACGAACAGGTGGCCGAAGTGCGGGCGGTCGTCGAAGCCGGCGAGCGCGTCGGTGCGGCCGTCGGCATCGCCGATGGCTACCTCGAACGGACCGAACGGGCGCTCGAAGCCGGGGCCGACGCGATCGTTCTGGATGTCGCCCACGCCCACCTCGAACGCGCGCTTGCGGCAGTCGAGACGCTCGTCGACGAATACGACCCCGCGAACCTTATCGTCGGCAACGTCGCGACACCCGAGGGCGTCCGTGATCTCTACGCGGCAGGAGCCGACACCGTCAAGGTCGGTATCGGCCCCGGCTCGCACTGTACGACCCGGCGCGTCGCTGGGGCTGGCGTCCCACAACTCACCGCAGTCGACCAATGTGCGGACGCCGCCGAGGACCTCGACGTGCCAGTCATCGCTGATGGCGGCATCCAGAGCTCCGGCGACGCAGTCAAGGCGCTGATGGCCGGCGCGGACACGGTCATGCTCGGACGATTGTTCGCCGGGACAGCCGAGGCCCCGGGCGACGTCGTCGAGATCGAGGGCGACCAGTACAAGCGCTCGCGGGGCATGGCGACGACGGCCGCCAACGAGGCCCGGACGGACAAGGACGGCGCAGCGGCGGACGCCGATGAGGGCGTCGAGGGACTGACGCCATACAGCGGCGACCTCGCTGACGTCGCCGACCGGTTCGCTGCCGGGATCCGGTCCGGCCTGAGTTACTGTGGCGGCCACACTATTCCGGAAGCACGTGCATCGGCTGAATTCATGGAGGTTGCAGCCAGCGCCCGCGAGCGCGAGGGGGCACACTTCGATCACGACTGGGAGAGCGTCGTCGGTGACGGCAGCGATTGA
- a CDS encoding NOB1 family endonuclease: MNVLDASAFINEYHTDEQLATIPLVREELEDESAYRFDALEGSGMHLHIPDEETVERIRRAADETGDLEELSTTDIRLIAAAFELDGELVTDDYAMQNVAEKLEIDVEVIAQDGIEAQRDWHFQCQGCGREFDENHDRCPICGSPLSRKNPSSA, translated from the coding sequence ATGAACGTTCTCGACGCCTCGGCTTTCATCAACGAGTATCACACCGACGAGCAACTCGCCACGATCCCTCTCGTTCGCGAGGAACTCGAAGACGAGAGCGCCTATCGCTTCGACGCCCTCGAGGGGTCCGGGATGCACCTCCACATCCCTGACGAGGAGACCGTCGAACGCATCCGCCGGGCGGCCGACGAGACCGGCGACCTCGAAGAACTGTCGACGACCGACATCCGCCTGATCGCCGCTGCTTTCGAACTCGACGGCGAACTGGTCACCGACGACTACGCGATGCAGAACGTCGCGGAGAAACTGGAGATCGACGTGGAAGTGATCGCCCAGGATGGGATCGAGGCCCAACGCGACTGGCACTTCCAGTGTCAGGGGTGTGGCCGCGAGTTCGACGAGAACCACGACCGCTGTCCGATCTGTGGCAGCCCGCTCTCGCGGAAGAATCCATCCAGCGCTTAA
- a CDS encoding CPBP family intramembrane glutamic endopeptidase — protein MNDLNVEYIDVRFPSLRDIGYTILGVVVLLVGIVLISLLFIELGIESSEHQIFKDVTENNNPELLLAFVPLSLLVIGPAEELIYRNVVQKSLYDQFDRRLAVIIASVLFALVHFPAYLTSTPLEAASSVVAVFFLALVLGEWYRRTDNLVVPILVHGLINAIQFALQYVQIRYELAEATLTALM, from the coding sequence GTGAACGACCTGAATGTCGAATATATCGACGTTCGTTTTCCGTCCCTGCGCGATATTGGGTATACAATCCTCGGCGTGGTCGTCCTCCTGGTCGGCATCGTCCTGATCAGTCTCCTGTTCATCGAACTTGGTATCGAAAGTTCAGAGCACCAGATCTTCAAAGACGTGACGGAGAACAACAACCCGGAACTGCTACTTGCATTCGTGCCGCTATCGCTTCTGGTCATCGGACCGGCGGAAGAACTCATCTACCGAAACGTCGTCCAAAAGTCGCTCTACGACCAATTCGACCGACGGCTTGCGGTCATCATCGCGAGCGTGTTGTTTGCCCTCGTCCACTTTCCAGCGTACCTCACCTCGACACCGTTGGAAGCCGCGAGTTCAGTGGTAGCCGTATTTTTCCTGGCGCTCGTGTTGGGGGAATGGTACCGCCGGACGGACAACCTCGTCGTGCCGATTCTCGTCCACGGACTCATCAATGCAATCCAGTTCGCGTTGCAATACGTCCAGATTAGATACGAACTGGCCGAAGCGACACTGACTGCGCTCATGTGA
- a CDS encoding preprotein translocase subunit SecD: MNVRENWRIVLLVVFVLGSAVALFAPVTGGADDGGITNLQYGIQLDGGTSIQAPAVGITAEDVNVTFERENALAANVTESLSADPADVRVSAATKTVEVFTKNVTHDQLRDALVAEGYQPGTVRDGVTSETRERMVKVIRDKITESALSGGSVSRLNAIEGNLISITAPDRDREELQSLLNERGIVRVYAVHPDENGSFVPSQVLGQDEFGRIGTAQEREVADGTEAFVPVTINDDVAERFQQEMTEYGFNQDRNCGYDRSQITNVSAVDDYCLVTTLNGEIVFSGGVDGDLGRSFASGGFATDPSFRMTTGENMTQAKDLEISLRAGRLPAPLDFENANYQELEPALGQQFRTDSLITGIMAVLAVSGMIFLRYQDVRVALPMIVTAMSEVFVLLGFVALVQYPLNLSHIAGFIAVIGTGADDLIIIADEILQREEIATDRVFQNRFRKAFWVIGAAAATTIIAMSPLTVLGLGDLSGFAIITIVGVLIGVLVTRPAYGNFLRRLVLDE, encoded by the coding sequence ATGAACGTTCGCGAGAACTGGCGGATCGTCCTGCTGGTCGTGTTCGTCCTCGGGAGTGCCGTTGCCCTGTTCGCTCCCGTCACCGGTGGCGCAGACGATGGCGGTATCACCAACCTCCAGTACGGGATTCAACTCGACGGCGGGACCAGCATTCAGGCCCCTGCTGTCGGGATCACGGCCGAGGACGTCAACGTCACCTTCGAGCGCGAGAACGCCCTCGCAGCGAACGTCACTGAGTCGCTGTCGGCTGATCCAGCAGATGTCAGGGTCTCCGCGGCGACGAAGACTGTGGAAGTCTTCACCAAAAACGTCACCCACGACCAACTACGTGACGCCCTCGTCGCCGAGGGCTACCAGCCCGGGACGGTTCGCGACGGCGTCACGTCCGAGACTCGCGAGCGCATGGTGAAGGTCATCAGGGACAAGATCACTGAATCCGCACTCAGTGGCGGGAGCGTCTCGAGACTCAACGCGATCGAGGGGAACCTCATCTCGATCACTGCGCCGGATCGCGATCGGGAGGAACTTCAGTCACTCCTCAACGAGCGCGGGATCGTCCGTGTCTACGCGGTTCATCCGGACGAAAACGGATCGTTCGTTCCGTCACAGGTACTGGGCCAGGACGAGTTCGGACGGATCGGGACAGCACAGGAACGGGAAGTGGCCGATGGAACAGAAGCTTTCGTCCCGGTGACGATCAACGATGACGTCGCCGAACGGTTCCAGCAGGAGATGACCGAGTACGGCTTCAACCAGGATCGCAACTGTGGCTACGATCGGTCGCAGATCACGAACGTTTCCGCGGTCGACGACTATTGCCTGGTTACGACACTCAACGGAGAAATCGTCTTCTCTGGCGGTGTGGATGGGGATCTCGGCAGGTCGTTCGCTTCGGGTGGGTTCGCCACCGATCCGTCGTTCAGAATGACCACCGGAGAGAACATGACCCAGGCGAAAGACCTCGAAATCAGCCTTCGAGCCGGCCGTCTCCCCGCACCCCTCGACTTCGAGAACGCGAACTATCAGGAACTTGAACCGGCGCTCGGCCAGCAGTTCCGGACTGACTCCCTGATCACGGGGATCATGGCCGTTCTGGCCGTCAGTGGGATGATCTTCCTCCGGTATCAGGACGTTCGCGTGGCGCTGCCGATGATCGTCACCGCGATGTCGGAGGTGTTCGTCCTCCTCGGCTTCGTCGCGCTCGTCCAGTATCCGTTGAATCTCTCTCACATCGCCGGGTTCATCGCGGTCATCGGGACCGGGGCCGACGACCTCATCATCATCGCCGACGAGATCCTTCAGCGCGAGGAGATCGCCACCGATCGGGTGTTCCAGAACCGATTCCGGAAGGCGTTCTGGGTCATCGGGGCGGCCGCGGCGACCACGATCATCGCGATGAGCCCACTGACCGTGCTTGGCCTCGGTGATCTGAGTGGGTTCGCCATCATCACCATCGTCGGTGTGCTGATCGGGGTCCTGGTCACCCGGCCAGCGTACGGGAACTTCCTCCGCCGGCTCGTCCTCGACGAGTAA